Sequence from the Peromyscus eremicus chromosome 4, PerEre_H2_v1, whole genome shotgun sequence genome:
AAGGGTAGCAATGactgtggcccaacacaaaatcgTATACTCAAAATACTTACGAAATTtttctttgagtgtgtgtgtataacttttTGCACAGTTTTCAAGTGTGAattttgtagatgacaatgtcTGGTCACAATATCAAAAGATTGGACACTCCTGATAGGACCCTGCCCAGTATGGTAAGAGATTACTGAGCCATCAGGAGGGGGATTTCAGGACTCAGGTGGAGAACAAATTATCATTAGAAAAGTTAACAACTGCAGGACTCTGCGATAAAGTTCGtatataaaatgtgaaaaatttcCCAATTATAGAAATTCACACTCATTGTAGAATATTTGAAAACTAAAGAAGGGAATTTTAAAACACATCCAGACATAACCATCATTAACAATCTGGTGTTTCCttccagttttaaaaaatgcatatattcatatttttataaatctgGCACCAGACTGGCATTCAGAGTCCCGCTTTCCACGTGGCATCCCTCCATTCAGGAATACAAAGGCCCTCCCATGGGAAGCATGTGTTAGCCAGGGCTGAGCTAAATGTTTACGTGCATTACCATGTTCCATGTGGTAGTTCTGTGATCACCCCACGGGTGAGGAAATGGTCTCCAACAGTTGCACAGACTGTAGAAGGCTGTTGTCATGGTGATGGGCCAGCCTGAACCCTAACCCCCGAATCCTGACCTCTAGATTCTCCTAGTCCCAGGTAAGCTACAAAGCGGTTATGACATGGCTGTAGAGCATTTCAGCCTGAGTGTATGCCAGCGTTTACCAAGCCGATTTCTTATCACTTGGCATTTGGCATAATTTCATCTCTTTACTTTTCAAAATAACATCGTGGTGAACATTCTCTCCTGTGAAACCCATTGAAACTATTTCCTTTGAGATCCCTGGAAGCAGAGCCACTGGGTCAAAGGGGTAGACTTACTGGAGTCCAAGCCTTTGTCCCTTATGAAttcattattattgtatgtgAATTCCATTGGTTTCTGAGGGGGCTCcagtttttaatttgtctttcttcttttgtaagaTGTCCTGGCTTTTTAcgattttccttttttatttttaataatagacTACTTTTATGAAGGAACATGAACCAAGCTCTTATAggaaatttttttgtgtgtgtgggtttaGGGGTGTGGTTAAGAcgggttctcatgtagcccaggctgtcgtTCAACTCACCATGCAGCCAAGGTGatcttgaacttatgatcttcctgtctctgctcctgagtgctgggaccacaggtgtgtgccaacatgccAGGTTTTCGTGCTACCAGGACTGGAAGCCAGGGCCTCACGTGTGTCAGGCAAACATTCCACCAACCAAGCCATACAcaggccaagctggcctggaattcaccatggAGCTAAGGCTGGGCTCGAAGTcctttctaatcctcctgcctcagcctacaaagtgctggggttgtaggcatgtgccaccatgcctggcccctttacctgtgtttttttttttttttttttttctttatttctttaattttttggagacaaagttccactatgcagtcctggctggcctggaattcattatgtagcccaggccagcctcaaactcacagaaatcctcctgtctctgcctccagagtgctgggattaaaggtgtgcgctatgCCAGGCCTGGACCTGTTTTTCTCTGGACTGCCTATAATTTCCTACATTTGTAATGACATGACATTAATGGCGGAAGATATAGCCCATCCCACCCTGTTCCATCAAATGTACAGTAAACATTTTCCCGAGTTTCTCATTTGCTTGTTTTAaggttcctttttaaaattttattttttgtgacaaggtctcactatgtagctctggatggcctggaactcatgaaactcaggttggctttgagctcagtgatccacctgcctttggcTCCTGAGCGCTGAGTTCCTGTTTCTTTCATGATGAGAAGTTTGATATCTTTTAAAGAGTTTAGTATGATTTAGGACTGGGCTTGGCTGCACACAATAAAATCTAACTAATAGTTAAGTAGAAAGGGGCTGACCTAGCCAGGTCTAGTGCCACATCCTGTAAACCCAGCCACTAGGGAGCCTGCCCGCACTACagagtgggttcaaggccagtctaattAACTTAGTAAATCCCCGTGTCAAAGAGGGGTTATAGCaaaatggtagagtgcttgcctaacattcaCAAGAccctggaggtgggaggaggtggggggtgggtgggagaggtGTCTCAGGCCACCAGAGTGTTAGGTACGGCATGGAGGACTGACAATAGTTCTGAGATGCCTGGGTGACTCTTCGCTCCCCTCCTGGCCACGCTCAGCAGGTCGGCTGAGTGCTCAGGTTGTCTTCGTTGCCAATGGTTGCTCCAACAGCAGACACTGGACTTGGAAAAATGCAGATACTTATTAAAATGAAGATATGGTTGATTTGCAGTCACTCCAACaggcagagcagaaagagaaCCATATCTGTAGAAGTCTCTAGAATTACTTTCAAATTGCTAGTTGAGTGTTGGTGGTAAATGGGAGGAGTTGTTTGGGGAGCAGGCAGGGGAGAATGTTGAGGGTTGAGGGCAAGTTAGGAATGTGTTCAGGGACATTAGGTGAAAGGGCTAGAAAAAAAAGATCAGGGATGAGTCTAGAGCTCCAAGAAAGGGTCTGCACTGAACCTGAAGATTTGGCATGATGAGTGAGCCACAACGTTAAAGCAGGTTCCCTGGAATCACTTCGGAAAATGTCAAGGACGCACAGGGTGGGGTGCTGAAGCCTTGACAGCTGGGACAGCCTTGGAGACAAGGATGGAATTGGAGTTACTAAGTAGGAAGCAGGCATCTCCAGGTCAATTCTTGTGGCCATGGTGTGTCAGGTTATTCAAGCAGCATTTATGAGTATCATAAATGCGCCTGGCTAAGATTAAAGACTGGTGTTGCCTTCAGAACCAGCTCCGAGACCAAGCAGGGACAGGTTGCCTGGGAACTGTGCCGGGAGAGGCAGCCTTTTCGCATGGACTGCCTGGGACACACTTCCAGGATGTGCTGGGTAAGGGATGTAAGTTAGCCTCAGGCACTGCTGATGTGTGCTTTCACTGAGCAGACAAGGGCAGGCTAGTCTGGAGAGCACTTGAATGTGACTCTGGCACCACGTAACCTGGGATCAACTCTCTTGGGGTAAATGACAGTTCTTGGGGTAAATGACCACCTCTCTGAGTTTCCTGGCTACACACCATTCCTGGGAGGGCTCAACAAGCCATCTGGGGCCAGTGCCTGAAGCAACAGATGAACCCCCAGTCAGCTCCAGCCTTTGCTGACCACTGAACTCACTCTAcaaggtgggtggtgccatcctgagAAAGCTGATACTCAGAGGTGCCCCCTCCTGTACCAGCTAGGAGATATCCAGGCCACCCCAACCAACACCTCGTGTTCTTTCTAGGCTGCATCAACGATCGGAAGGAGCAGCTGAGGCAGTTGTTCCGATCCCTtcaatcacagaagaaaactcctGGCTGACCCCAGCCAGGAACGAGGCCCTGGCAGGTGCCGCCCTGGCCTCTCACAGGATTCCAGCACAGCGTACCAGTCTTCACCTCCCTCCAGCCTGGCAGCCATTTTACTGGATAGGCAGCCTCTGCTTGTTACTTGGACCAGACACCCTAGACTCCTCACtccagccacccccaccccaccccctggcaTCTTTGAACCAGGGACAGCTAATCCTTGGGACTGGGTGGGCTCATCCTCGACAGATTGGTAACTCGGCCCAAAGAGGCCAAGCAGCAAGTTCTACCTTCCAGAGAGCACATCTAATAAAGCACAGGCTTTGAGTCACTCAGCACTGGCCTGATTCAGGATGCCACTGGCATTTTGCTGtctctttggtcatggtgaaGGGTCCGCTGGGCTAGGAAACTTGTCTTTAAGCTATGCTTGCAAAGTAAATGATTTTGGATTGTCTACTGGAAGCCTGGGAGAGTGCCAAGCCCTAAATGTACCCTGTCCTCTGCAATGCCTTGATTCACATGGACCCATGGACCGGGCCATGTGAaaaccacagaactggagtctcCTGTGTCTCAGATGAAAATGAGACCTGGGAAAACCTACCTCTCATTTGAGACTGagttttaaaatcagaaagtGAGGCTACAATTGACAGGCAAGATCGCATGGGGAGTCAGGGGCATTACCACATTCTGTTCAGAGGCCTCCTCCTGGGCTAGGGGGTGGCTGTAAGCCTGAGCTGGAGGCAACTTCTCCATGGAGAAGGGGTTTCCAGCGGGGGCCAGGCAGCTCTACCTACCTCTGGGCAGTGTTTTTGCCTACAAATACAATCCTGAATGCCTAAAGTAAGCCCGAAGAAAAGCATGGGAAAGAAATACCAGCAAAGCAAGACGTGAACCAACTGGCCATGGGAGGCTGGGAGCTGAGCCACCCTGGACCTTCTGTTTCCAGAGCTCAGGAGTTTCCCACACCCATAACCCCCAGGCATGGACTCTATCCCACACCCACAAACCCCGGGTATGGACTCTAGGTTCTCACTTCAAGGATGCAGAACTGATGGGCTCTTTGGCCTAGCATCCaccctggcaggcaggcagaagcaATATTCCAGGGGAGAAACTGTGTGCCAGGCAGATTTACCAGGTGCCTGCCATCGAAGAGAATCTGCCGAGTTTGTATTTTATTCAGTCGGTTGGAATCTCATGAAACGGTGGGGAAGACAGTAACATCCTCCTTTCGGCCCTGAGGGGACCACACAGCATCTACAGTCAGTAGATCACACTGTTCAGCCCTTGCTTTGCTTGGCCCACTTCATGGTTCAAGAACCTCCCTCAGCCTGGGCTAAGCCAGGGCCTccctctctgaagctgtggggTCTTCTAACTAGACCCCAGTGAAGACATGCACCTTGGTCTGGGTCTATTACAGGAATGTCTataaaacccaaaaaccaaaactgCAGGCATGGGCCAAATCTGCCATACATTAGGTGTTTTTCTTGatcaacacatttttaaatattcccTGAAGGCATCAGCAATATTTAAAGTATTTGGCTTAGTTCTAATTCTtagttcctttgttttttgagacagggtctctctgcatagctctggctgtcctggaactcagagaaccacctgcctcctgagtgctgggattaaagactggcatttgagtgttttgcttttatgtacatatgtgtacatgtacctgTGGAAGTTAGAAGAAGGTATCaaatcccctagaattggagttatggatggttataaGCCATCACGtggagctaggaactgaacttggtcttCTGAAAGaaaggcaagtgctcttaatcccagAGCCTCCTCTCCACCCCCGTCTTTCATCTTGGAAGAAACTTAGGACCAAAATGCAGCGAGAGGAACAGGCAGTGGCCTCTATCTGTCTACTCTCCATGTCATTCATTTTAAGGCAAGAGCCACCTCATTTCTTAAGCAGCACTCTAGTAAAGGGCTGGGCCCTGGTGAGGAACTGAGGGAGGCGACAACTCAGAGCTGTGGTTTATTCATGTTTATTGAGCctcagggaacagaggccagttctGCTCTCACAGCACATTCCCACTATGCAGTCAGGCCAGCTAGCCAAGCCCTGCTGTCAGGGGTTGTGAGGATGCTCCATCTTGAGTCATATTAGGAAGGacactgcctgcctgccctgggcCAGCAGTCTGTAAGGCCTCCCATCTCCAGAGCAACCAGAGGGTGATTGACAGCACCTGCTATGGAAAGCCAGCAGGAAAAGGGACAGGAGGGGGCACGGGGGAAATGTGCCTACCCTGCAGCTGGTGTGGGGCACTAAGGGTCTGTCTGCTTCACAATGAAGTGAATGTCTGTCTCCTCCATATTCTAACTGTCACACATACTGCCTGAAAGTGCCTCACCATGCAGAAAACTGGAATGAAGCTCCCAGTCCGCCCTCTCCCCGATCCCTGGCCAGGCCCATCTGAACAGCAGGCTACTGTTGAGAAGCGCCGGCGGCAGCCATtctcacacccccacacacctacAGACGGCTGCCGGGGTCTGTCAATAGGTCTTGTGTCTACCGAGCTCTGGTGGCCACAGAACAGGCTAAGGGTTCTCTCTTGTCACAAAGCAGCCAAGCACTACAGAAAAAGGTTTTGTACAGAAGCCACATTCTTGATGCCTGTCCCCTTAAAGAGACAATCCTGTCCTTGCAGGTCTCAAGGCTGGAGGGTCCTAGTAGAGGTCCCCATCCTGCTGTTTGGGTCTCATCCTTTCAAAATGACCTTGAGGGCTTTGAGCTCATCCTGGTTGAGGGGCTTCAGGTTAAAACCCTTCAGCTCCGGTTTCCCTGCAAGGAGAAGACAGTCATAATCAAACGGGGCCCCTGCTGCCCAACCTACTGCTGACTCTGGAGCCAGGCCCAGGAAAGTAGCTCACACTGCACTACCACTGCCAGCTCGGCCTGAGAGGTGCAGGGCTGGGCCTGATTCTGCAGTGCACGGGCTGACACAAGTCAACACCGCTCCTGGCCAAGAGCTGGCCGCCAAGCCATGACTGCTGCACACAGACCTGCAGGTTCTGATCAGACCTGTGATCTGATGTGCGCAAGTTGACCCAAACTtaagctctgccctctgactgaAGCCTTCTGAGTTTCTCCTGTCCTCGCTACCCTGGTACCCACACCATGCAAGATCACCCCAGCAGCTCTTGGTgcctggaaaaggagctgagacaAGAATAAGCTCCACAAACCTCTGCGTCCTACCTCTGAACAGCTACAGACAACCACTGCTCATTTCCCACGGCCCTCCCGAGTGGCGTTCCACATCTGCTCTCTAACATTCTTTCAATGGTTTCCTCCCCTCCCAGCTTCCAGCCCTGCCAGGTAATACCTTGGGCTTCAAAGAGGCGGTTAACTTTCACTTTAAGTTGATTCCGGagtctttctatttctttatccaGGTGCTCCTGATCTGAAAAAATtgcagcaggcagacaggacaAGGTTATATGACAGAGAGGGACCCCAGTCTCCACCTAACACCTTTGAGAGCCAAGGCCTGTagcacacaggaaggaaaggtgACCTCAAAGATCAGCTGAGAAAGGGCTAAATACCAGAGGGACACTACCTGCTCAAGCCCCTAAGCTGGCCCAGAACATGGCCTGCCACTCATACTTACTCAAAGCATGCTGGGTATTGACTGGTGGATAGCCAAGAAACTTTACAAATCCAAGTTCCATCAAGGTCCTGTGAAAATATGACCTAAGCAGCCAATGGGAGAGCCTACTGCTCCAGCATAACCTGGATATGGTCAGCCATGGTGGATAGGAAGGACCAGCTTACAGTCACCATAATGTGCACCTGAGAAATGGTACACAGGAACCTATCAAAGTTGGATCAATCAACTGCTGGGAGGGACATTCTACTCAATGAGTTCACTGCCTACTCTCACTTCCCGATGAGGAAAACCCCTGACTAGCCATGCTTCACAGCCTTGGTAATGGTTTTATCTCTCACTATAAATAGGAAAGTGTCCTATGAACTTGTTCAGCCTATATTGATTTGGGGGAAGCCTGATGACTTCCTAGAACCCCCACAGAGATCAGATAACATTTGTGGGTCATCAGGACCCCTGAGTTTTCAGCTGCATAGTCTTTGGCCCATTACCCATGCACAGtaacccttaatttttttttttttttaaagatttatttattatgtatacagtgttctgcctacatgtatccctgcaggccagaagagggcaccagatctcattacatatggttgtgagccaccatgtggttgctgggaattgaactcaggacctctggaagagcagtcagtgctcttaaccactgagccatctctccagcccccaacccttaattttttaaaaataactttaaaaatgtattactattattatgtgtgtgtgtgtgtttgcctgtatatatgtttgtgcaccatggcatgcctAGAAAGTGTTGGAGCCCCTGGAATTGAAGTCACAccagttgtgagctactatgtagATGactggaactgaacctgggtcctctggaagagtagccagtactcttaacgtgagccatctttccagcccaaccCTTCATTTTAACCACACTGTTTTAATAGAATAGCCGAAATTTCCAGGCTTGGTCTAGTTCCAGAAAGTATAAAGACATCCTGTCTTCAGGACCTGAGGCAACCTTGCTGGTCCTTTGGATCCACATGTTTTTCAAGgacatgaaagagaaaacaagtgAACCCTGTCTTTTTCCCAGGCAAGGACCCAGCAGCAGCCTTGTCTTTACAGAGCTTCTCCAAAGAGATTCCAGCAGTTCATGGTTTTGGAGACCTGAGCAGTATGCCAGGCTGGGCAGACCATAGAGGCTTGCTCCTCCTACACTACATTTTCtagcagtgctggggatgaaacccagagcCCTACACAGGCTAggaaaatgctctaccactgggctaggCTCCCAGTCACACATCCACTTTCGGCACATTCTCAACTGCAGGGgacatgaaaaataaaagctccctcaggagctggggagatggctcagtcagtaagtaCTGGCTCTACATGTGCGAGGACTGAGTTTGAATCTGcagcacccatgttaaaaaaccaggcatgagccgggcggtggtggtgcacacctttaatcccagcacttgggaggcagagacaggtggatctctgtgagttcaaggccagcctggtctacagagcgaggtctaggacagccaggattgttacacaaagaaaccctgtttcatcCTTCCCTTCCCCAAAAGAGCCTGGCATGGCtgaacatgcctgtaaccccagcaccagaggacagagacaagcagatccagagaacttgctggccaaccagcctagccaaAGAGGCTGGGAGACCCCACTTCAAGGCAGTAAGGTGGAAaatgataaaggaaaacatcctGTTCTGACCTTTGCATGCACATACCCAGTGCaactcatacatacacagactCATGCGAAAGCTCACTTATCCAGGCCCTTTACAGCTACAATGGCCTTGACCAGTAAGGTTTTTGGCACAGTGACCTTAttttcaaacagaaaacaaagaccgCATATGACAAAAGTCCTTTCCCCAGCCTGCTATACAGATATAAAGCCTGCAATACTACAATGATACTCAATGACCAAGGGACTACACTATGAGGCCACTATTGAGCATCTGGGaaactgcttttgttgttgtctttattttgtgtgaTGTATGTGCGTGGCGGGAGCACAGAGGTCAACTTGAGTTGGTTCCTCCTCCTACTATGTGGGTCTAgaggactgaactcgggtcatcatcaggcacatttacctgctgagccatctcaacagcactctagggaaaaaaaaaattgttgttggttttctttccttcctttggacaactttttaatgaagaaaacagaatggTATTTCAAGCTCAATTTGTCAAGTTTTTGTAACCCAACTGACTTCTCACTAGCAAACAAGAATCATGCTAGACATACGGTTTATCTCAGCTTCCCAACTGTGCTGTGTAGAGCCCCACTTACAGGTGAGGAACTGACCCACTGTGGCAGAGCAGGAACCAAAACCACATCAACTCTCCAGCACAGCTGCCTCTCCAACTGCCAAAGCGGGACTCTCAGTGCTGGACTATGACTGATGGGGAGCATTCCCAGGACACCTTACCTTTCTGGATCATTTCCTTTGTCTTAGGGTGAGGCATTTTGATGAACATGTTCCCAAAGCAAACCATCACATCTTCTGAAACAGCaaacagacatttatttcttcaacatgttttatatcttctttttGAAGCACTGACTATCTGCCAGGCATTGTTTGGATGCTAAGAACATAGCCCAGTAAGACAGTTCCTGCCCTTGTGGAACTCACGTTAGAGCAAAAGGCGGGAAATAAACAAGCTGTTTTTCCACACACTGCTAAAAActactataaaaaaataaagctgtttaAGGGTGATGGGAAGCATGAGAGGAGAAGTATGAGGCCTCTTTGGAGATGTGACATCCAGGCAGAGAACTGAGGAAAGGAAGGACATCTCCCTTAGATACCtgggcagacagaggcaggcaggggaaCGGCAACAGCTGGAATCGGCAGTCCTTTGATGCCAGGACAACCAAGAGACCAGTGAGTCAACGAGTGGGAGAGTGGGAGAGTGGGGCTACCATGGTGGAGCTCCTGTGGGGCTGGGTCACGGAGTCCTGCAGGACAACTCTGGGTTCTACTCTGGTGAGATGAGCAGCCGGTGGGATGCACGTCGGTGCCCTTCATTACGGCCTGAATGCTGCCCATCTTTCCAGAAGTGCTTCATGTTGTCCCCTGCTTGCGCACACTGCCACAGCCACCTGGCCTCATCTAAagagcccctcctcctccctcctagGCAGTCTCAACACCCACTCACGGCCAACTCCAGCGTTAGCTTTCTCACAATTTTCAGTTACGTTTACTCTGCTTTTCCTCGTGTGGAACATAAGGGCAGAACTGTTATTGCTTTTATGTGCTGTGAGCACTCTCAGCATCTGCCATCAATGAGTGATAAGCTAATGGCCTGTCACTGAAGTGAGCAGCTACAATCCTGAGTCACAGCACATGTCTGACCTGCAACGTTTACCCGCTCTTCTCCGCAAGCTGTTTTAGTTTCCTGTGAGGCTGAGTCACAGTCCCAGCCTCCTGCCTGGTCTCTACCAGCGACAACAAAGGCCTTCAGAAGAGAACTGAACCAGTTTCCAGGGCTTCAGTGAGGATGTCACAACTTACCAGAGATACTCAGGTCCTTCTGTAGGGCCCTCAGGCCCTCTCGGTTCTGATTCCTCTTGGTGTCCAGGTCCACAATctgaaaacagaagcagagagaactcagctgtctcctgccCCAACCTGAAAGCATCCTTCCTGGCTAACTCCCAATGTCTTGCCTAACGTGGACGGACTCAAGTGTGACTGTGTTCTTCACCCACTCAGCTGCCAGCTCCTCTGCTTGTACAGGAGCCCCCTTCCTCCAGAACAGGTGCTAGGAAAATGTTTACCAATGAAGAATCATTTGTCCATTCAAACTTGAGCGTATACCAGGGCCATCAGGGAGGTGAGTGTCTCCTCTAGACAGGGATTATTGACAGGCTATTGTAGGTAATTCTGACAGTCTCACCAGACATTCAACCACCCTAGACTGGAACAGTATGGTAGGACACCACCATGACAGCTACTCAGGTGGTGACTCTGGGGCTGGAGTACACAGGAATCCTGCTGCTTGTAAACCATCGAGCCTTCTCACTATAGACCACAAGGAGTAATTATGACAGCTTTTGGAGACGATTTTCACAGTATATTTCTCACCCCATCACTACCATCTGGTCCAAATCCAGATCATCTGGATAACTAaataagtggttctcaacctgtgggtcttgatcctttcacagggtcacctaagaccatcggaaaacacagatatttacaattcataacagcagcaaaattacagcttTGAAGtcgcaatgaaaataatttcatggttgcgggtcaccacaacatgaggaactgtattaaaggtcgcAGCgataggaaggctgagaaccagtgATCTAAACGGTTCTCTGCACGCAAGGAAGCAGCCAGAGAAAACTCTTTTAAAACctaatgcctataatcccagaactcaggaggctgacgaAGGCGGACCACGAACTGTGTTCAAGGATATCCCAGActacgtagtgagttctaggccagccccaagatacatgagaccctctaAAGTTTagatcaaccaatcaatcaaaatCCACTGATAACATCCCCAGCAGGAACTTAGAGACTCACCACCTACCACAGAACCGGAGCCAAGCTCCCTTCTCGGGTCTACGAAACCCTCCaacctcccccgccccctcctcGTCATCCTACTGCCCAACCAAATGCCGCAACCTGACTCACGATGGGGGTCTGGATTGCGTTTGGAAACCGGTGTCG
This genomic interval carries:
- the Pdrg1 gene encoding p53 and DNA damage-regulated protein 1 isoform X1 gives rise to the protein MLSPDAERVLRYLVEVEELAEAVLSDKRQIVDLDTKRNQNREGLRALQKDLSISEDVMVCFGNMFIKMPHPKTKEMIQKDQEHLDKEIERLRNQLKVKVNRLFEAQGKPELKGFNLKPLNQDELKALKVILKG
- the Pdrg1 gene encoding p53 and DNA damage-regulated protein 1 isoform X2, coding for MLLPRHRFPNAIQTPIIVDLDTKRNQNREGLRALQKDLSISEDVMVCFGNMFIKMPHPKTKEMIQKDQEHLDKEIERLRNQLKVKVNRLFEAQGKPELKGFNLKPLNQDELKALKVILKG